GGCTAAAATATGAGTCTCTCAAAAATAAGCTGGAAAAAAGTAGGTTGCAGGCTGAACAAGGTCATTTTTCAGAAGCGACAGCAGACGACATCGTGATGAAAGGTGATGCACTTTATGAGCAAAGAACATCGAAACGTTAAACTTACTCTCCAAGCTGAAGAAGAGTTTTTAGAAA
This is a stretch of genomic DNA from Gloeocapsa sp. PCC 73106. It encodes these proteins:
- a CDS encoding type II toxin-antitoxin system Phd/YefM family antitoxin; translation: MIIISSSETRENWGEIRRKAQRDIIEVQSHGKPDVYILSPEIFEDYQRLKYESLKNKLEKSRLQAEQGHFSEATADDIVMKGDALYEQRTSKR